In one Rutidosis leptorrhynchoides isolate AG116_Rl617_1_P2 chromosome 8, CSIRO_AGI_Rlap_v1, whole genome shotgun sequence genomic region, the following are encoded:
- the LOC139862081 gene encoding ER lumen protein-retaining receptor-like, translating to MNIFRLAGDMTHLASILVLLLKIHTIKSCAGVSLKTQELYALVFVTRYLDIFTDFISVYNTVMKLIYLGSSFSIVWYIRRHKIVRRSYDKDLDTFRHYFLILPCLLLAILIHQKFTFKEVMWTFSLYLEAVAILPQLVLLQRTRNIDNLTGQYVFLLGAYRSLYILNWIYRYFTEPHYVHWITWIAGLIQTLLYADFFYYYFESWKNNVKLQLPA from the exons ATGAATATTTTCAGACTTGCAGGTGATATGACTCATCTGGCCAGCATTCTCGTCTTGCTTCTCAAAATACACACAATCAAATCATGCGCTG GGGTTTCACTGAAGACTCAAGAGCTTTATGCACTGGTTTTTGTTACTCGTTACTTGGATATATTCACAGACTTCATCTCAGTATATAATACTGTAATGAAGTTAATATATCTAGGAAGTTCTTTCTCTATCGTATGGTATATTAGGCGTCACAAGATTGTTCGCAGATCATATGATAAAGATCTAGACACCTTTCGACATTATTTTCTCATACTTCCTTGTTTGCTTCTAGCTATACTTATTCACCAGAAGTTCACCTTTAAAGAG GTAATGTGGACATTCTCTTTATACTTGGAAGCTGTTGCCATACTTCCTCAACTTGTTTTGCTGCAAAGGACTAGAAATATCGACAACTTGACTGGACAATATGTGTTTCTTCTAGG AGCATACCGTTCGTTGTACATTTTGAACTGGATCTACCGTTACTTCACTGAGCCTCATTATGTTCACTGGATCA CTTGGATTGCTGGCCTGATTCAAACATTGTTGTATGCTGATTTCTTCTACTACTACTTTGAAAG CTGGAAGAACAATGTAAAGCTCCAGTTACCAGCTTGA